The genomic region CCTGAAAAGTGACGTGTCCGATGACCATGGCAGGCATGCCCAGTTCAAAGTTGCTGAACACCAGTCGGATCAGGCTGAACCCCACCACCAGAGAGGCCGCCAGAATGATGTCCGGGGTGACCACCGGCAAATACAGCACGGTGCTGAAAAAGCCCTGTGCCCGTTTGCCCCATGGGTAGCGTTCCAGCGCAATCGCCAGCATGGTGCCCAGCACGGTGGCAATCAGGGTGGAGGTGACTGCCAGAAAGAGGGTGTTTCTTGCCGCCTCCAGAATGGCTTCGTTTTGAAAGAGCATCCGGTACCAGTCCCAGGTGAAACCCTGCCAGACCAGACCGTATTTGGCCTGATTGACCGAGTAAACCGCAACCGCCAGCATGGGCAGGTACAAAAAGGCCAGTGTGCCCAGAGCGATGATGGACAGCAGGTGTTTCCTCATACGAGGTCCACGTCCTTGGCTCTGGTGCGGTAAATCCTTAAAGCAAACAGGGTCATGACCATCAGGCCCAGTGCAATGGCAGCTGCAAAAGGCCAATCCCGACTGGCCCCGAACTGTTGCTGAATCAGGTTGCCCACCAGCAGGTATTTGGCCCCGCCCAGCAGGTCCGGCACCACAAACATCCCCATCGCAGGAATAAACGTCAGGATGACCCCCACGGTCAGACCGGGCAGGGTCTGGGGCAAAATCGCCTGCATGAACACCCGGATGGGGTTGGCGTACAGGTCCTGAGCGGCTTCCACCAGACGCCAGTTGAGGCGCTCTACACTGCTGTAGAGGGGCAGCACCACAAACGGCAAAAAGGCCGACACCATCCCGAGGTACACCGCAAAGGCGCTCGGGTAAAGGGCGTCACCGGGTTGCACCAGTCCCAGAGAGGCCATCAGGCGCACGAAAGGCGACTCGGGGGCCAACAAGAGAAACCATGCGTAGGTGCGGATCACCAGATTGGTCCAGAAGGGAATGATCACGAGGGTGAGCCACAGGTAACGGGTGCGCTCTGGTCGGGTGGCAATGAAAAAGGCCAGAGGGTAAGCCAGCATCACCGACACCAGACTGGTCACCCCGGCCACCACCACCGAACGCCACAGGATCAGCAGGTAATCCGGGCTCCAGCCAAACAGCCCGAAGCCCATGGCCCGTTTGTAGTTTTCGATGCTCAGGTTCCAGACCACATCGCCGTAGGTTCCCCGTTCCGCAAAACTGACTGCAATCAGGAGGAGGCCCGGCAAGATCAGGAAACCCAGCAACCAGAGCAGGGCCGGAAGCAGAAAAACCAGTCCTCTGCGCCGCAGGCTTCCGGCAGAGGTCAGTTCGCCGTACCAGACCAGCACGTTTTTCATGAGGAGGCCTCCAGAGGGACCAGTGCCTCTCTGGGGAAATGCACGTAAATGTCCTGCCCCACGGTCAGGTGCTGGTGTGGAGGGGTGCGCACCCGCAGGTCTTCACGGTCCAGCCACACCTCAAGGTAAGACCCCCGGTACACCACATCCCGCACTTTGGAGGGAAAAGTGTTGACCAGAGGGGGATCTTCGCAAAGCTGCACGCTTTCGGGGCGGATCACCAAGAGGCCCTCCTGCCAAGAAGGGGCGTTGGAGAGGTGCAAACGACCAAATGAGGTGGTGGCAGTGCGGTCCTCGATTCTGGCCTGAATCAGGTTGGCGAGGCCCAGAAATTCCGCGACAAAACGGCTTCTGGGGGTGGCGTAGACTTCTCTGGGCACCCCCACCTGCTCGATGGCCCCTTTGCGCATCACTGCAATGCGGTCTGACACGCTCATGGCCTCGTCCTGATCGTGGGTCACCAGAATGAAGGTGGTCCCGAGCTGGTGTTGCAAACGGCGCAATTCCACCTGCACTTCGGTGCGGAGTTTGGCATCCAGAGCGCTTAAAGGCTCGTCCAGCAGCAGCACTTCAGGCTCGTTGACCAGTGCTCTGGCAAGGGCCACCCGTTGCTGCTGCCCACCAGACATCTGGTGCGAGAAGCGTTTGCTGAATTCCGAAAGGCGCAGCATTTCCAGAGCGTTCTTGACCCGGCGGTCCACCTCTGGGCCAGACACTTTTTTGCTGCGCAGTCCGAAGGCCACATTTTCGTAGACATTCAAATGCGGAAAAAGCGCATACGACTGGAACACCGTGTTGACCGGCCTTTGCATGGCACTTCTTCCCGAGATGTCATTGCCGTGCAAGACCACTTTGCCCCGGTCTGGGACCTCAAACCCGGCAATGATCCTCAGAAGCGTGGTCTTGCCACACCCGGAAGGCCCCAGCAAAGTGAAAAACTCTCCGGCCTGAATGTCGATGTGAATGTCTCCGAGGGCTTCGACCCCGGCATAACTTTTGTGGATCCCCTGTAAGCTGAGTCCCTGTGCGCTCATGTCACCCCACGGCTGCCGTCATGGCTTCGTTAAGAAGGTTTAAACCACGCTGTACATCCTTTAAGTCTGCTGTGACCGGCACCAGGACCCGGATCACCGAGCCATGCATGCCCGCTTTGAGCAGGAGAAGACCCTTTTCCCGGGCGATTTCCACAATCCGCTGGGTGAGGGCCGCGTCAGGGGAACGGCTTTCTCTATTCTGCACGATTTCCAGAGCCATCATGGCCCCGAGACCGCGCACCTCGCCGATGAAGGGG from Deinococcus misasensis DSM 22328 harbors:
- a CDS encoding ABC transporter permease, which encodes MRKHLLSIIALGTLAFLYLPMLAVAVYSVNQAKYGLVWQGFTWDWYRMLFQNEAILEAARNTLFLAVTSTLIATVLGTMLAIALERYPWGKRAQGFFSTVLYLPVVTPDIILAASLVVGFSLIRLVFSNFELGMPAMVIGHVTFQVAFVTLVVQGRMKVFSRDLEEAARDLYASNLDVLKRVLLPLLAPGIVAGAMLAFTLSLDDFVISFFTSGPTSTTLPLFIYASVRRGVTPEIHALSTLIFLATVILVLVAERLSRRKSQ
- a CDS encoding ABC transporter permease, with translation MKNVLVWYGELTSAGSLRRRGLVFLLPALLWLLGFLILPGLLLIAVSFAERGTYGDVVWNLSIENYKRAMGFGLFGWSPDYLLILWRSVVVAGVTSLVSVMLAYPLAFFIATRPERTRYLWLTLVIIPFWTNLVIRTYAWFLLLAPESPFVRLMASLGLVQPGDALYPSAFAVYLGMVSAFLPFVVLPLYSSVERLNWRLVEAAQDLYANPIRVFMQAILPQTLPGLTVGVILTFIPAMGMFVVPDLLGGAKYLLVGNLIQQQFGASRDWPFAAAIALGLMVMTLFALRIYRTRAKDVDLV
- a CDS encoding ABC transporter ATP-binding protein, which produces MSAQGLSLQGIHKSYAGVEALGDIHIDIQAGEFFTLLGPSGCGKTTLLRIIAGFEVPDRGKVVLHGNDISGRSAMQRPVNTVFQSYALFPHLNVYENVAFGLRSKKVSGPEVDRRVKNALEMLRLSEFSKRFSHQMSGGQQQRVALARALVNEPEVLLLDEPLSALDAKLRTEVQVELRRLQHQLGTTFILVTHDQDEAMSVSDRIAVMRKGAIEQVGVPREVYATPRSRFVAEFLGLANLIQARIEDRTATTSFGRLHLSNAPSWQEGLLVIRPESVQLCEDPPLVNTFPSKVRDVVYRGSYLEVWLDREDLRVRTPPHQHLTVGQDIYVHFPREALVPLEASS